The following is a genomic window from Mus pahari chromosome 1, PAHARI_EIJ_v1.1, whole genome shotgun sequence.
AAATAATGTCTAAAAAGTATATGCTTTGAGTATTTACTTTTAGAATCCCTTTTGAGATAATAAAgacactgtaacaaaatatcattaTCTTAATATACATTATCAACACCAATATGATACAGACATATAATTCTCCTTTTCTATATGTATGGTGGAAATACTGCAAAACCTAGAAAAAAGGATGAAAACAGACTGACCAGAATTCAAATTATCAGACTAATCCATGATACAAATTTCCAAGGAAAACTTAAATAACCCATCATTGCTACATACACTGGCCTATGGAAAGTGctgtctgaaaaaagaaagaaagtgaaaaactCATTTTTGCTTCAAGTATTCGGTTTGtgctctgaattttattttatttcactgttcCTTCTTTACACTTTAATACAGGGTGTCttttgccttagtctcctgagcAGCTGGGGTTATAAGCATGTTCCACTGTTCCTGAGTTCACTATTTTAGTCATTAGACATAAGAGGAAAACACTTCAAATGGATCATTTAGAGTAAGAATTCCAAACCAAGCCACTATAAGTGATGTCTCAGAGCCAATCCTGGAACAGTAATGTGTACGTATCTCACAGGTCAGAAGCAGATGACAGCACTTCTCCTAGCATACCAATTTCAGTTCTCCCATATGTGCATTATCTATCTCATGGGCTATTTTACTTTACAAGTCCTTCTTTCAGTTACTGAAGAGNTGATGtccaaacagaaaatgaatacaCCTGCTAATCCTGAGatgacagtggtggtggcaggAGTGGTGGCGGTGGTAAACGAAAAGCCATGATTTTTCACGCAAACTTCTGCTTTAGTTTTTTTTGGAAGATGGCTGGCAGGATAGAAAGAAGAGCCAAAATCATCAGAATaaatactgagttccaggaaacaGCTTCCCCTGCTGTTGTAAGCTGATACAGAGTTGTTCCTGCCTTGATTGCTACAAAAGAAGGAGGCGCAACAcctaaaacagaaacaagagagcaGTGAGAGAGTGAGGAGCAGTGGCAGCCTGTTGCGAAAAGAAAAACCACCATTTTTTCATGTTTGCATGTTTTGTGACAAGTGTATGTAAGTAAGTGTACTATGTGTACACagtgccagaagaggccatcagatctctagaactagagttacaggcaggtgtgaccctccacttttaatctcagaacttgagaggcacaggcaagagaatctctgtgagtttgaggccagcctggtctacatagcaagttagtCTTggggctgcaaagatggctcagcagttaagagccccagcaggtcttccagaggaccttggttcaattcccgacaaccacacagtagctcacaaccctctgaaactctaGTACTAGGGAATCAAACACACatggcaaaacaccaatgcacataaaataaaaatcatttaaaaagtacttttaagaAAAGTAAGTCAGGCGGCttggtggtccacgcctttaatcccagcactcgggaggcaggggcaggcgaatttctgagttcgaggccagcctggcctacagagtgagttccaggacagccaggactaccagagaaaccctgtctcaaaaaaacaaaaaaaaaaaaaaaagaagaagaaaagtcagtCAGTCCTATAATTCCAACTAGGACAGGGCAACTGAGGCAGGAAATCAAGCTTTGCCTAAGCAATTTGTCTCAGAGTAAGAagttaaaacagacaaacaacagagCCAGGGGTCTAACTCAATGGTAGAGTGTatgcccagcatgcatgaagccaaCTCCCTGCCTTGCCCCAGCCCACCACAGAAAAGTTGGTTAAGAGAGGTAActcagccaggcaatggtggcgcatgcctttaatcccagcacttgggattaaattgagttcgaggccagactggtctacacagagaaaccctgtcttgaaaaaataaaaataaaacaaaaacaagccacaAAAAAGCCCTCACAAGCATTAAACATTAAACTTtgtaaatattcaatatataaaaaacCTGCAAGCTGAATCCaagcaatttaaaatgaaaagaaaaacaacattctTCCTAAAGAAAGTcaaaaattcacaaaattaatttaaaaaaaattttttttgtggtTCTGGGTATCTGTGGTCAAGCACTCAATCCCCTGAAATTATGTTAAATCCACTTAATAATTTCAAATCTAGTATCAATTCCTTGATGTGTATTGATTTGTTTCCCCTAGACTATATCCATAATAAATTGGACTTAATATGTGATTAGAACGCAAAGAAgttcaaaaccaaaactaaatatTTCCTTCTGTTTAGAGAGAGATTGTGGATTTAACAAGTCCTGCATGGGGACATAGTCAAGTCTGCAGCAGATTAGTATTTTGTAAAAGTGATCTTTGGTCAGTTACTAGTCATCACTAGCCAATCCTCTAAAAGACCAGAGGCCAGCTGGAGCTTGGCCTAGGATGCTCACCAGGGTGCTAGATGCAGTCTAGGCCCATGAGAAGAGCTGTCAGCCAACAAAGTCCATGGCCTTGAGATCCTGCCATCTCTGATCTAACTGGCTCCCATTGGCAAAGGAGAAAAAAGCTGCTGGGCCAGAGTTGGGGTGAAAAAATGTTCTCCTTGGGCTAAGGATATGGTTGGTGGTACAGACTGCTTGACATGCAAGTCTCCCACTCACCACCCACACCCATTTGAACACtagtatcaaacaaacaaacaaaaaaaaaggtgaggGGGTTCTGCTTAATCTCacactattaaaataatttctagtaGAAAGTGCTCATTCTTTAGAGAGATAGCATTACAACACACTGAACAAGCGATATATCTGGGCCAGGCTTTGTGCCCAAGAGTTATATATGGTACTGGTGATCTTGCAAACAGCAGGCAATCTAGGCCAACTGGACAGTTGGACATTCACACAACATGAGTAAGAGGTCTTACCTAGAAAAGTGCCAATAAAAAACACTTTCAATGGTACATTTATCACAGGAGATGTAATATTAATAAACCAATTAGGTAGAAAAGGTGTGattctcaaaaatataatgtAGTTAATAAGATGTTCTCTGTGACGCTCTACCTgttataagaggaaaaaaaaaacagtattagtTAAGAACAATCTTCAAAATAAGTtgtttaatataaaataccttaaatTCTcgagccgggcatagtggcgcacgcctttaatcccagcacttgggaggcagaggcaggcggatgtctgagtcagcctggtcttcaaagtgaattccaggacagccagggctatacagagaaaccctgtctcgaaaaaccaaaaaNNNNNNNNNNNNNNNNNNNNNNNNNNNNNNNNNNNNNNNNNNNNNNNNNNNNNNNNNNNNNNNNNNNNNNNNNNNNNNNNNNNNNNNNNNNNNNNNNNNNNNNNNNNNNNNNNNNNNNNNNNNNNNNNNNNNNNNNNNNNNNNNNNNNNNNNNNNNNNNNNNNNNNNNNNNNNNNNNNNNNNNNNNNNNNNNNNNNNNNNNNNNNNNNNNNNNNNNNNNNNNNNNNNNNNNNNNNNNNNNNNNNNNNNNNNNNNNNNNNNNNNNNNNNNNNNNNNNNNNNNNNNNNNNNNNNNNNNNNNNNNNNNNNNNNNNNNNNNNNNNNNNNNNNNNNNNNNNNNNNNNNNNNNNNNNNNNNNNNNNNNNNNNNNNNNNNNNNNNNNNNNNNNNNNNNNNNNNNNNNNNNNNNNNNNNNNNNNNNNNNNNNNNNNNNNNNNNNNNNNNNNNNNNNNNNNNNNNNNNNNNNNNNNNNNNNNNNNNNNNNNNNNNNNNNNNNNNNNNNNNNNNNNNNNNNNNNNNNNNNNNNNNNNNNNNNNNNNNNNNNNNNNtcctgcttcctgacctgcttgagttacagtcctgacttccttggtgatgaacagcagtatggaagtataagctgaataaatcctttcctccccaacttgcttcttggtcatgatgttttgtccaggaatagaaaccctgactaagacacttgtaTTTCTGCATAACTAGCAAAATCACTTTTACAAAACAGCTATTCCAAAGACAAAATTATGTAAATCTAATACTATACATACAACAGAAAGGGCAGTAGATTGAAAGTCTAAACTGAAAGTCTAGACAGAGACTTCAGATGCTTTACAAATAACTGATCACAaattcaagtaaaatataaaacattcttCTCCAAAAGAAGGCAGGATgatctctgtatttcctttgagATGTAATTATTTCTTCtgatctttttataaaaattcaattctcgagctggagagatggctcagtggttaagagtactgactgctcttccaaaggtcctgagttcaattcccagcaaccacatggtggctcacaaccatctgtaatggaatctgatgccctcttctggtgtgtctgaagacagggacaggacagtgtactcacatacatataagtaaaatctttaggaaaaaaaaatttttttgaattcTCCCCATTATGGTTTAAAAGTAAAATGCCTTCCATCAACTAAAACGTATGTTGAAGCCTAGGTCTGGAGCTAGTAAAGGTGATGGAAGCTAGGAGGTGGGGCTCAGTTAGAAGAAGTAGGCCATTGAAGGGTGTTCTTGGAGTTATATTTTGGTCCCACCCAGGATCCTGTTGGGTTCCTCTCTGCCATGAGATGAATAGACATTGCCACAAACACCCACTGTCCTAACATTTTGTCCTAATAGTAGCCTGAAAATGAACAGAGCTAAGGAATACAAACTGAAACCTTGTAgcaaaatcatgttttttttcaGCATGTGAAACAATAATAAAGGTCTAATAAAACGCAAAGATTACAGTAGTATTTTTCTGTGAACAGTATATGAATCATTGCTactcttcaagacagggtttctctgtgtagccctggctgtcctggaactcactctgtagaccaggctggtcactGCTACTCTTGTTTTTGCTACTGAAATGCCTAGCAGCAGTAAGCTGAAAGTTCTTCAGTCAGACATCGCTACATACACACAAGACAAGAGAAGTGACTaatttagctgggcatggtggcacatacctttaatcccagcactcgggaggcagaggcaggtggatttctgagttcgaggccagcctggtctacagagtgagttccaggacagccagggctaaacagagaaaccctgtctcgaaaaaccaaaaacaaacaaacaaacaaaaagaagtgacTAATTTGGGGATGTCTTCATACTAACAGTGAATCTTCTGTCAACTGATTTAgccaaaattgaaaaaaaaaaaaaattggagttggagacaggagcttaaattcaaggtcagcataggctacatgacaccctgtctcaaaaaagtaaaatcagaggctgaagaaatggctcagcatttaagagcagtgactgctcttccagaggtcctgagttcaattcccagcaagtacatggtggctcacaaccatctgcaatggaatccaattccctcttctggtgtgttaaGACAGagacggtgtactcatatacataaataaacgttaaaaaaaaaacccaactgggataatcattttcaaaaaattttgAAATCAGTGGGGTTAGAGCAACAGCTTGGTTGTCAAGAACACCTGATCAGGGGACCTGCTTTTgcattccagcacccacaggaggctcacagccacccgtaatgaaatctgatgccttcttctggtgtgtctgactgaagacagtgacagtgtactcaatcttaaaaaaaaaaaaaaaaaaaaggaactgggGAAAGGAAACTCAGATTCAGGTTGAACTGTATACACTCTCAAGAGAAGACAgtaagctgggagtggtggcgcacacctttaatcccagcacttgggaggcagaggcaggggaatttgtatgttcgaggccagcctggtctacaaagtgagttccaggacagccagggctatacagagaaaccctgtctcgggggggaaaaaaaaatagagaagagggTAGCCGGGCGTGGGAGGCAcagtagcacttgggaggcagaggcaggcaggcagatttctgagttcgagaccagcctggtctatagaatgagttccaggacagccagggctacacagagaaaccctgtctcgaaaatcgagagagagagagagagagagagagagagagagagagagagagaacagtaatAAATTAATGCATGCATAGTACTTAGGTTGCTCATCTTTTAATTCAGTTCAGGACCAGTCCTTGAAATGGTGTTGACCACTTTCAGGGTGTATCTTCCCATCTCAAATAACCCAACTAAGAAAAGCCCACAGATCAACCCAATCTAGACTATTTCTCACTGAGTCTCTCTTTCAGGTTATTCTACTCTGTGTACTCTGTGTCAAGTCagcaattaaaactaaccatcacatgttttaaaataaacttcttgTTGGAGTGGTGGCTCAAACCTTTAATTCCTTCACTCTAGAGGCAGAGCCagtctagcctgatctacaaactgagttctaggccagccagagctacaaagtgagacctgtAACAAAATACGATGAcgtatgagccgggcgtggtggcgcacgcctttgatcccagcactcgggaggcagaggtaggcggatttctgagttcgaggccagcctggtctacagagtgagttccgggacagccagggctacacagagaaaccctgtctcgaaaaaaaaaaaaaaaaaaaaagacgtatgaatataatcaaaatacactatataaaattctcaaataaatgttttaaaaaatttcttataacatttttttaaatgatgactaAACCAAAgaaccacaaagaaacaaactataGTTTATAGCTACCTGCTGTGACCATTTCACTGCCTTCTCTGTGAGGTATTTGTATACAACGGGTCTTCCAACTAAGTAGGAGAGCATGTAGCAGAATGAGGCACCAAGTCCAGAGCACTGGAAAACAAGAAGTCACATGCACCTTGTACTTTCCCATTTCATTCCTGTAGGTGCGCTCACTTATCGCTTTTAGAGTTAGGCAAGGAAGTCCATATGTTATGTCCTATTTAGAGACTAAAAGCCATTTGATCTATCTAGTCCTTTCTCAAACTAACTCCAACAAGATCGTTAAAATAAATTAGCACTTGTGATTAAACTTTTGACCATATCCAGTAATTACTGCTGCTTTTAGCTTAAGAATAAGGAGCTGTTCCCATACCCTACTATAACTATTCATAAAGACACTATTCCCAGACCAAGGACTCACTGTGTCCACCCACATTTTTAAGTTCATCTGACCTACTAAATACAACAGGAAAGAAAGGTTATAAACTGCAAGCAAGTCTATGGTGCCCGCATTCTAGGAAAACCAAACTCTTCAGAGCTCTAAGGAGACTTAACAGAAATACATTAACATTACTGTCTTGAAAGCTGATGAACGCAACATGAGACTGCCTGGCGGAGCTAGGCTGCCATTACCATCCCCAATGCTCTACTTATTTTCACATCTCCAAATTCACGTCACATACTTACCAAACAAACAAGGAATAAGGCAAGTGGGAAGGGATAAAGGAACCCGGAGAGTATACTGAGGAATATGGAACCTGGGATAGCAAATGTTTGCAAACTGTTAACTTTTAAGTTAAGGATTAAAACATAATGAGGTGGAAGTTTTACAAGTTGAAGTTGACATTCAAAGAAAACTACAATTTCAGAAATTTCATTAATAATCTCAGAATAATTGTATGTAGTATTACTCCTTTGTGTTGGACTGAACCCTGTCTCATGAGGTCAGGTGGGTTTTTCTACTTGTGGTATCAGAGCTGCACCAAAACAAGCTGTGCATTGTGGAGATCCAGGCTATTTTGTTTAGAGGATTAGCAATACCCAACTTACAGTAAAGGATAATGTAAAATCATAATCAAATGTCTAAAAAATATGTAAGTTGTCAGCCAGAATGCCTCTAGCTCCAAGCTAGATACTCATTAACAAATGATACAAAATACAGCAAGTAAGCAAATAAGTACAACATTGGTAAGATTATGCTACAAGGAAATCTAGAACGCCCCCAAATGGCACCAGGCAGAGACAAAATGGATGGCTCAATCAGAAAAGTCTTCAGTAATgtctctttgttttggtttggtctggttttttttttttttttttgagacagagtctcattttgtagccccctgactagcctggaactttcttgtagaccaggttagactcaaactcagatatacacctgcctcggcctccctaGTGCTAAGATGAAAACACACTAAGTGCTAATGAAGACTGGCCAACTAACTATGCTGTGTCCCCCATCATTCTCCCATTGTTCCAGCTTAGTAATGCTTTCTTAATACTCAAAACATAAGACATGAACTTAGCACTAGAATTAAGATACAAAACTTTAATAATCATAGCcaataataaattaatcaattaataaataataaaattaaggaactggagagacggctcagtgtttgagagtactggctgttcttccagaggacttgggttcaattcccagcacctataacATCTATGTGGTAGATTCAAAAGACCAGGGGTTCATTGTCATTACTGGCCACATAGCCAGCTTAAGAGCAGCCTGGGTTATATGTGACGGTTTACCTCTGTGTaacaggctagccctgaactcacagagaaacactcaactctgcctctggagtgcttgCTGGCATTAAATGAGTTATAATGTTTGAGAGCTGAAGAACTAAGAATTCCAGGCTGGAAaagctacactgtgagaccctgtcttgaaaaacaaaaacaaaccccattttatttattttaaatagtaaattaaattaatttacttggtgtgtatgtgtaagggCATGAGTGACATGTGgcgatcagaggacaacttttagggtcaggttctctccttctaccatatgatCCTAGGCATCAGATCCAGGACACCTTGCTTGGTTTGCCAGCAGGTGCCATTACCTGAAGCTATCTCATTGCCCCCTGCATTGACATTATGAAAGGAAAACAGTCATCACTTCTAACTAAACAGTAGACCTTTGGAAACTTTTCTTGAACaaactagaaaacatttttcagaTAAAAGGATACAAAATATATGTAGCAAAATAAGCAACCAATACTTGTACATAAAAGGTATCCTTATATTTGGAGAGAACTTTTCCTAGAGCCTTGGCGTCATCCATATCTCTTGGAACCTTCATGTTCACCCTCTCTTccctaaaga
Proteins encoded in this region:
- the Tmem41b gene encoding transmembrane protein 41B isoform X2 — its product is MAKGRVADRSPTELLHSTPAGDRAVRTQGSAAPGSKDHLKEKPCAEAGSARTSLLILVSIFSCAAFVMFLVYKNFPQLSEEERVNMKVPRDMDDAKALGKVLSKYKDTFYVQVLVAYFATYIFLQTFAIPGSIFLSILSGFLYPFPLALFLVCLCSGLGASFCYMLSYLVGRPVVYKYLTEKAVKWSQQVERHREHLINYIIFLRITPFLPNWFINITSPVINVPLKVFFIGTFLAIFQKKLKQKFA
- the Tmem41b gene encoding transmembrane protein 41B isoform X1; its protein translation is MAKGRVADRSPTELLHSTPAGDRAVRTQGSAAPGSKDHLKEKPCAEAGSARTSLLILVSIFSCAAFVMFLVYKNFPQLSEEERVNMKVPRDMDDAKALGKVLSKYKDTFYVQVLVAYFATYIFLQTFAIPGSIFLSILSGFLYPFPLALFLVCLCSGLGASFCYMLSYLVGRPVVYKYLTEKAVKWSQQVERHREHLINYIIFLRITPFLPNWFINITSPVINVPLKVFFIGTFLGVAPPSFVAIKAGTTLYQLTTAGEAVSWNSVFILMILALLSILPAIFQKKLKQKFA